The Candidatus Paceibacterota bacterium region CGTCGGACAGATCCCTGCTGTTCCAGACAACCTTGAGGCTTTTCGGAACGGCCTTCAACTCCTCGAGCGTAAGGGGCTCGATCAGGCATTTTTCCGCATGCACGCCTGGAATGCGGCCGACCACAAGGACGTAATCGGCCCCAGCTTTGACGGCTCGGTCGATCTCGCCATCGGTCGCGTGGATGCCTTTGGCGAGAATCGGTTTGCGGGTAAGCGATCTCGCTCTCTCGATCAATGCAAAAGATCCGCCCCAGCGCGGGTCGGTATGGACTGAGACCATGTCTCCGATCTCGTTCGCAAGGGAGAACAGCTCGTCCCAGCTCTTCTCGGACTTGAAGCCGAACGGCGACCGAGTCTTCACTTCGGCGATAATCTGGACGTTCCTGTGCATATTCAAAGATTCGAGCGGATGGGGTGAGATTCGAACTCACGGTCCCCTTGCGAGGACGACAGTTTTCAAGACTGTTCCGTTAGACCGCTCCGGCACCCATCCGTGCCTCAACGTTACAACATATGATGCTATAATCAAGGGCGATGAAAGAGTTCAGGTGGCAGACCCTCGAATACGTCTATAGCGAGAAAAGCTCCGACTGGTATTGGACCGTCGGGATCGTTTCCGTCGCGATCGCCGTCGTCGCCGTCATATTCGGAGACGCGCTCTTCGGCGTCGTGGTCGCGATCGGCGCGTTCTCGCTCACCATGCTCTCCTCGCGCCAGCCGAAAACAATATCGGTCGAGGTGACCGACAAGGGCGTCGCGATAGACAAAACCCTGTATCCGTATCCTGCCCTCGACGCGTTTTCGGTGGATGAAGACCATCATCACGGACCGAGGCTCCTCCTTAAGTCCAAGAAGGTCGTCATGCCCCTCATAACGGTTCAGGTCGCGACAGACCCCGACGCTCTGCGCGCGTTTCTCGTCACGCACCTCAAGCAGGAAACTTTCGACCAGGGCATCCTACACGCGGCCCTCGAAAGGATCGGATTCTGAATCTCCTTTTACTTTTCGCGATTTTCCTGTAAGTTAGTCTGGCACGCTCTCGTCGTTCAATGGATAGGACACTTCCCTGCGAAGGAAGAAATCCAGGTTCGATTCCTGGCGGGAGCACCAAATAGCAAAATCGCCCCATTCAGGGCGATTTTGCTATTTGATCTTCTTGATGAGAGCCGAGAGGCGGGACTTTTTCCTCGAAGCCGCGTTCGGCTTGATGAAATGGGTCTTTGCGGCTTTGTCGAGTTCTGCGTATGCCTTCGGGAGGAGCTTCATAGCCTCGCCCTTATTGCCCTGCGATACGAGCTTCTTGATCTGCTTCGTCACGTCAGAGACCGCGTCGCGGTGATGGATATTGAACACGCGCTTCTTTTTCGATGCGCGGAGGGCCTTCTTTGCTGAAGATGTGATTGCCATATGTGCGCGTCAGAGTACCAAAAAGCCTGAAAAAATGCAATGAAAC contains the following coding sequences:
- the rpsT gene encoding 30S ribosomal protein S20, which produces MAITSSAKKALRASKKKRVFNIHHRDAVSDVTKQIKKLVSQGNKGEAMKLLPKAYAELDKAAKTHFIKPNAASRKKSRLSALIKKIK